Proteins co-encoded in one Yamadazyma tenuis chromosome 1, complete sequence genomic window:
- the RPL20B gene encoding 60S ribosomal protein eL20 (COG:J; EggNog:ENOG503NUZ6) — protein sequence MSKFNEYQVIGRRLPTDSVPEPKLYRMRIFAPNVVVAKSRYWYFLQKLHKVKKASGEIVSVNVIAEAHPTKVKTFGIWIRYDSRSGIHNMYKEYRDVTRVAAVETMYADLAARHRARFRSIHILKVVELEKVDDVKRQYVKQFLTKDLKFPLPHRIPKSTKLFAARAPSTYY from the coding sequence ATGTCCAAGTTTAACGAATATCAAGTCATCGGTAGACGTTTACCAACTGACTCTGTCCCAGAGCCAAAGTTGTACCGTATGAGAATTTTTGCCCCTAACGTGGTTGTTGCTAAGTCCAGATACTGGTACTTTTTACAAAAATTGCACAAGGTCAAGAAGGCTTCCGGTGAAATTGTCTCCGTCAATGTCATTGCCGAAGCTCACCCAACCAAGGTCAAGACCTTTGGTATCTGGATTAGATACGACTCCAGATCCGGTATCCACAACATGTACAAGGAATACAGAGACGTTACCAGAGTCGCTGCCGTCGAAACCATGTACGCTGACTTGGCTGCCAGACACAGAGCTAGATTTAGAAGTATCCACATCTTGAAGGTTGTTGAGTTAGAAAAGGTCGACGATGTCAAGAGACAATACGTTAAGCAATTCTTGaccaaagacttgaaattCCCATTGCCTCACAGAATTCCaaaatccaccaagttATTTGCAGCTCGTGCTCCATCTACCTACTACTAA
- the ERG25_2 gene encoding C-4 sterol methyl oxidase (EggNog:ENOG503NU50; COG:I), with protein sequence MFNETSSLAYLSSAYTFPQILQDLKSTDLNYMESLWASWYIYFGNDIFATGLLFFLTHELMYFGRCIPWFIIDRIPYFNQWKIQPTKIPSNKEQWECCKLVFKQHLLVEALPIWLFHPLCSQLSISISVPFPSWKIMLAQISFFFFVEDIWHYTFHRIFHYGIFYKYVHKQHHRYAAPFGFAAEYAHPIEVMALGFGTVGFPIVYAYTALSHKQLPPLHLFTICIWITLRLFQAVDSHSGYDFPWSLNKFVPFWAGAEHHDEHHHFFIGNYASSFRWCDAIMKTECGMLAKQRREMMSQRKAESKYRKRD encoded by the coding sequence ATGTTCAACGAgacatcttctttggcataTTTGTCCCTGGCTTACACGTTCCCCCAAATCTTACAAGACTTGAAATCGACAGACTTGAACTACATGGAGTCATTATGGGCTAGTTGGTATATCTACTTTGGAAATGACATATTTGCCACGGGATTGTTGTTCTTTTTGACCCACGAGTTGATGTACTTTGGACGGTGCATCCCGTGGTTTATTATCGATAGGATCCCATACTTCAATCAATGGAAAATCCAGCCCACCAAAATCCCTTCCAACAAAGAACAATGGGAATGCTGCAAGTTGGTGTTCAAGCAACATCTTCTTGTGGAAGCATTACCTATCTGGTTATTCCATCCACTTTGTTCCCAACTCAGCATCTCCATATCAGTACCTTTCCCTTCTTGGAAGATCATGTTGGCCCAAATCagctttttcttcttcgtggAGGATATATGGCACTACACTTTCCACCGAATTTTCCACTACGGGATTTTCTACAAGTATGTTCACAAACAGCATCATAGATACGCAGCCCCCTTTGGGTTTGCTGCCGAGTACGCTCATCCAATCGAGGTGATGGCATTGGGGTTTGGTACTGTTGGATTTCCAATTGTATACGCCTATACCGCCTTGAGCCACAAACAACTTCCACCTTTACACCTATTTACCATCTGCATTTGGATCACGTTGCGGTTATTCCAGGCAGTCGACTCGCACTCGGGCTACGACTTCCCATGGtcgttgaacaagtttgtTCCGTTCTGGGCAGGCGCTGAGCATCATGATGAGCACCACCATTTTTTTATTGGAAACTATGCCAGTAGTTTTAGGTGGTGTGATGCAATCATGAAGACAGAATGTGGGATGTTGGCCAAGCAGAGGAGAGAGATGATGCTGCAGAGAAAGGCCGAAAGTAAGTACAGAAAGAGAGATTAG
- the CPA1 gene encoding Multifunctional pyrimidine synthesis protein CAD (MEROPS:MER0060647; EggNog:ENOG503NTYM; COG:F; BUSCO:EOG09262914): protein MLAITISNARTAFRFAHRSMATASKFNKTSQLDRATLTIKDGPVFSGYSFGSNKNVSGETVFTTSLVGYPESMTDPSYKGQILCFTQPLIGNYGVPSTSQKDEFNLLKYVESPTVQCIGIVVADVALEYSHWTAVESLQQWCQRSGVAAITGVDTRQLVSYLRERGSSLGKITIGEEYDADEDAAFENPETVNLVHKVTTKAPFHIACPKKYSKNIHLAVLDCGAKENILRCLVERGASLTVFPYDYPIQKVANKFDGIFISNGPGDPTHCSSTIENLRITMKTHDDIPIFGICLGHQLLALASGAKTIKLKYGNRAHNIPALDLTTGSCHITSQNHGYAVDPSTLNNEWEPYFTNLNDLSNEGMIHKFKPIFSTQFHPEAKGGPLDTAFLFDKFFENIVTFKNKNGLNLSNIDDSLLVDILPKERVV, encoded by the coding sequence ATGTTGGCCATTACCATATCCAATGCCCGGACGGCATTCCGGTTTGCGCATAGATCTATGGCAACTGCCAGtaagttcaacaaaacttCCCAATTAGACAGAGCCACCTTGACCATCAAGGATGGGCCAGTTTTCAGTGGTTACTCCTTTGGATCCAACAAGAACGTCAGCGGAGAAACCGTCTTCACCACGTCATTGGTCGGGTACCCAGAGTCCATGACCGACCCTTCGTACAAGGGCCAGATATTATGTTTCACTCAGCCTTTGATTGGTAATTATGGAGTTCCATCGACCTCTCAAAAGGACGAAtttaacttgttgaaataCGTTGAGTCGCCAACCGTGCAGTGTATTGGGATTGTTGTCGCAGACGTCGCGTTGGAATACTCGCACTGGACCGCCGTCGAGTCCTTACAACAGTGGTGTCAAAGAAGTGGAGTGGCAGCCATAACCGGTGTCGACACCAGGCAATTGGTGTCATATTTGAGAGAAAGAGGTTCATCGTTGGGAAAAATCACCATAGGTGAGGAATACGATGCTGACGAAGATGCTGCTTTTGAAAACCCGGAAACCGTGAACTTGGTGCACAAAGTCACCACCAAAGCCCCATTTCACATTGCTTGTCCCAAGAAATACAGCAAGAACATACACTTGGCAGTGCTCGACTGCGGTGCCAAAGAGAATATCTTGCGTTGTTTGGTCGAAAGAGGTGCTTCTTTGACGGTTTTCCCCTACGATTATCCTATCCAGAAGGTTGCTAATAAGTTTGACGGGATCTTCATTTCCAACGGCCCAGGTGACCCAACCCACTGCTCTTCCACCATCGAGAACTTGAGAATTACCATGAAAACCCACGATGATATTCCTATTTTCGGAATCTGTTTGGGCCACCAGCTCTTAGCATTGGCATCGGGAGCCAAGACTATCAAATTGAAGTATGGAAATAGAGCCCATAACATTCCAGCTCTTGATTTGACCACTGGCAGCTGTCACATCACTTCGCAAAACCATGGGTATGCAGTGGACCCAAGTACTTTGAATAACGAATGGGAACCATatttcaccaacttgaacgacttATCTAACGAAGGAATGATCCATAAGTTCAAGCCCATCTTCTCCACACAGTTCCATCCTGAAGCTAAGGGTGGTCCCTTGGATACCGCgtttttgtttgacaaGTTTTTTGAGAACATTgtcaccttcaagaacaagaatgGATTGAACTTATCGAACATTGATGACagtttgttggtggatatTTTGCCCAAAGAGAGAGTTGTATGA
- a CDS encoding uncharacterized protein (EggNog:ENOG503Q01T): protein MVLKNTKYDKQAKRNYMAKHGLIPQNDPKNKPMRPKWTSKKKTESQQYLKLDIDEMTSDWDSDVDEDIVNYFYPQIGEELPVMPEEQKKKIKRQVIEDLKLQRDELFNQPSQPESSTDGIYLGTEQPSQPEVKLSEFVPSIPITKRKNRKLPINDDSEDLLSEYGIDNYNELLRQKDDYDALHKKKLAESHVSDIAAEDLVGFEVGKDSLVDIQMRSKPKVELRYLTDEEIQQDIHRKTRSQQQGFYNQIKQKFNGSSTSSKKVLELNNYTTDNQSHTNYINRKIVQQDKPVVSLDADLDELLGTRLGKVHIESDDEAYEVPESIDDFISTLDTKPGKKSETVQRIQTPQSGPVDQDFLDKLLG, encoded by the coding sequence ATGGtcttgaagaacaccaaGTATGATAAACAGGCCAAGCGCAATTACATGGCCAAACACGGGTTGATCCCGCAGAATGATCCCAAGAACAAGCCCATGAGGCCCAAGTGGAcgtccaagaagaagactgAGAGCCAGCAGTACCTTAAGCTAGATATAGATGAGATGACCAGTGACTGGGATTCGGATGTGGATGAAGACATTGTGAACTACTTCTATCCACAAATTGGCGAAGAGCTCCCAGTGATGCCCGAagagcagaagaagaagatcaagcGCCAGGTGATCGAAGACCTCAAGTTACAACGAGATGAGCTCTTCAATCAACCCTCGCAACCAGAACTGTCGACTGATGGAATATACTTGGGAACTGAGCAGCCACTGCAGCCGGAGGTGAAACTTTCTGAGTTTGTGCCACTGATTCCCATCACGAAGCGCAAGAACCGTAAGTTGCCCATCAACGACGATTCAGAAGACCTTCTATCTGAATATGGTATCGACAACTACAATGAGCTTTTGAGACAAAAGGACGACTATGACGCATTgcacaagaagaagcttgCAGAGAGCCACGTTTCAGATATTGCAGCTGAGGACTTGGTTGGCTTTGAAGTGGGGAAGGACTCGTTGGTGGATATACAAATGAGATCCAAACCTAAGGTAGAGCTAAGGTACTTGACAGACGAGGAAATCCAACAGGATATACACAGGAAGACCAGGagccaacaacaaggatTCTACAACCAGATCAAGCAGAAGTTCAATGGTTCctcgacttcttcaaagaaggTTCTTGAGTTGAACAATTATACTACCGACAACCAGAGCCACACCAATTATATCAACAGGAAAATCGTTCAACAAGACAAACCCGTGGTGTCACTAGACGCAGATTTAGACGAATTGCTTGGGACACGATTGGGGAAGGTACATATAGAATCAGACGACGAAGCTTATGAAGTTCCAGAGAGTATAGACGACTTTATCAGCACTCTTGACACCAAACCCGGTAAGAAGTCTGAAACAGTACAGCGCATACAGACGCCCCAGTCAGGTCCTGTTGATCAAGACTTCCTTGACAAGCTCTTGGGTTAG
- the NMT1 gene encoding glycylpeptide N-tetradecanoyltransferase (BUSCO:EOG09261SS1; COG:I; EggNog:ENOG503NV5E), with translation MSDGKKPLNNKSVEELLSLLSMGVELNEAQKKQMKDHKFWKTQPVPDYDEQIVKEGPIDQHKTPADIPNDPYPLLGDFEWYDVNLDDDVELDELYQLLYENYVEDEDATFRFKYSREFFKWALKPPGWRKEWHVGVRVKTSGRLVAFIAGTPCTLKLTKSNSTIKSVEINFLNIHKKLRSKRLAPVLIKEVTRRINKQDIWQALYTGGQVLPSPVSTCRYTHRPINWSKLHDVGFSHLPENSTKAKMVAHYTLPNATNTAGFREMSGKDLDQVFDLLTKFQERYELIQVFTKDEMNHWLLGGESVGDSGKSNVIKTFVVENQDGKITDFFSYYLLPFTVLNNPDHNELGIAYLYYYASDSVWDSNNGEDESIYKKRLNSLMQDVLITSKQFDVDVFNCLTSQDNPYFIKPCKFGNGDGFLNFYLFNYKTFPIHGGIDPKTKEVTVKKGGIGTVLL, from the coding sequence ATGTCTGATGGAAAGAAACCACTTAATAACAAATCCGTCGAGGAGTTGTTGAGCTTGCTCTCGATGGGGGTCGAGTTGAACGAAGCTCAAAAGAAACAAATGAAAGACCacaagttttggaagactCAGCCAGTTCCTGATTACGACGAACAGATCGTTAAAGAAGGTCCTATTGACCAACACAAAACCCCTGCTGATATTCCAAATGATCCGTACCCCTTACTCGGTGACTTTGAATGGTATGATGTCAATTTGGATGATGACGTTGAGCTCGACGAGTTGTACCAGTTGTTGTATGAGAATTACGTTGAGGACGAGGATGCCACATTTAGGTTCAAATATAGCAGAgagtttttcaaatggGCATTGAAGCCGCCAGGATGGAGAAAGGAGTGGCACGTTGGTGTTAGAGTCAAGACCAGTGGTAGGTTGGTCGCGTTTATTGCTGGAACTCCGTGTACattgaagttgaccaagagTAACAGTACCATCAAATCGGTTGAGATTAACTTCCTCAACAtccacaagaagttgagaTCCAAGAGATTGGCTCCAgtcttgatcaaagaagtcACCCGGAGAATCAATAAACAGGATATTTGGCAAGCTTTGTACACTGGTGGACAAGTGTTACCTAGCCctgtttcaacttgtcgttACACCCATAGACCCATTAACTGGTCCAAATTGCATGATGTAGGATTTTCTCATTTACCTGAGAATCTGACTAAGGCTAAGATGGTTGCTCATTATACGTTACCTAATGCCACCAACACTGCTGGTTTTAGAGAGATGTCTGGTAAAGACTTGGACCAAGTATTcgacttgttgaccaaattcCAAGAACGTTACGAGTTGATCCAGGTGTTCACCAAGGACGAAATGAACCACTGGTTATTGGGTGGAGAGTCTGTTGGAGACTCAGGTAAGTCGAATGTCATCAAAACTTTTGTGGTGGAGAATCAAGATGGTAAAATCACCGACTTCTTCTCGTACTACTTGTTGCCTTTCACTGTGTTGAACAACCCCGACCATAATGAGCTAGGAATTGCTTATTTATACTATTATGCTTCCGACTCGGTATGGGACTCGAATAACGGCGAAGATGAGAGTATTTACAAAAAGAGATTGAATTCGTTGATGCAAGACGTTTTGATTACGTCCAAGCAATTCGACGTCGATGTTTTCAACTGTTTGACTTCCCAAGATAATCCTTACTTCATCAAGCCTTGTAAATTTGGAAATGGAGACGgattcttgaacttttACTTGTTCAATTACAAGACCTTCCCTATACATGGTGGTATCGATCCCAAGACCAAGGAAGTCACGGTTAAGAAAGGAGGAATTGGAACCGTGTTACTTTAA
- the PWP1 gene encoding rRNA-processing protein (BUSCO:EOG09261DW8; EggNog:ENOG503NU62; COG:S), with the protein MLSASTWVPRGYAAEFPEKYELDDEEMERITAMAKLQLGDNAHEEDEDQEDTHKAQALKEDIEIDDDLKAYDLENYDNDEESEGEDVTMLPGLSGTSAKYHEGEDGQDPYLSLPTQEETEEDKKELQVFPSDNLVLATRTEDEVSYLDVYVYDDGAGNIGPDDIVDDPELQKGYMRESSLYVHHDLMLPAFPLTVEWINYRPGSDSEDNIGNFAAIGTFDPQIEVWNLDCVDKAFPDLILGEPEPASVPTVKKSKNKKKKKSKSQHVTTHHTDAVLSLSHNKIHRNVLASTSADNTVKLWDLNTGVAVRSFDSIHSKKTVSSSQWHPTESSILLTGGYDGTCGITDVRLSDESEMTKSFKVSSSEEVEAVKWGISPEVFYCGTDRGNVYCFDVRRPEQPLWTLHAHDAGISSLEVNYYLPGMLATSAMGEKVVKFWKYPVDSESKKGPSMILSRDFGVGNVLSTSFSNDIEVAGNIVVGGAAVGLKMWDCLNNRSIRSSFKSELKDLQKRAREESAKLNKVSRVASKYQGEENYNDNVITIDPDSSESEDEDEELEDEA; encoded by the coding sequence ATGTTATCTGCGTCTACGTGGGTACCAAGAGGCTACGCTGCTGAGTTTCCAGAGAAATACGAAttggatgatgaggaaATGGAGAGAATTACCGCCATGGCTAAACTCCAGCTTGGAGATAATGCAcatgaagaagatgaagaccaagaagaCACTCATAAGGCTCAAGCATTAAAAGAAGATATCGAGATTGATGACGACTTGAAAGCATATGACTTAGAAAACTACGATAACGATGAAGAGAGCGAAGGCGAAGATGTTACTATGTTACCAGGATTATCAGGGACCTCTGCTAAATATcatgaaggtgaagatggACAAGATCCATACTTGAGTCTTCcaacccaagaagaaaccgaagaagacaaaaaaGAATTGCAAGTATTCCCATCTGATAACTTGGTGTTAGCCACCAGAACTGAAGATGAAGTCTCTTACTTGGATGTCTATGTTTATGACGATGGTGCTGGTAATATTGGACCCGACGACATTGTAGATGATCCAGAATTACAAAAAGGTTACATGAGAGAATCCTCTTTGTATGTGCACCACGACTTGATGTTGCCAGCATTCCCGTTGACAGTTGAATGGATCAACTATAGGCCTGGCTCGGACTCTGAAGACAATATCGGTAactttgcagccattggTACGTTTGATCCCCAGATTGAAGTGTGGAACTTGGACTGTGTTGACAAAGCATTCCCCGATTTGATCTTGGGAGAACCTGAGCCTGCATCGGTGCCAACTGTCAAGAAATCtaagaacaagaagaagaagaagtcaaagtcTCAACATGTAACAACCCACCATACAGATGCAGTTTTGTCTTTAAGCCATAATAAGATCCACAGAAACGTATTGGCATCTACTTCTGCCGATAATACCGTTAAGTTATGGGACTTGAACACCGGTGTGGCTGTACGGTCATTCGATTCGATCCACTCCAAAAAGACTGTTTCATCATCGCAATGGCATCCTACTGAATCATCTATTTTATTGACCGGTGGTTATGATGGTACTTGTGGTATAACTGATGTAAGGTTGTCAGACGAATCAGAAATGACCAAATCATTCAAGGTTTCCTCGTCGGAAGAAGTCGAAGCTGTGAAATGGGGTATTAGTCCTGAAGTTTTCTACTGTGGAACCGATAGAGGTAATGTCTATTGTTTTGATGTCAGAAGGCCTGAACAACCTCTTTGGACATTACACGCTCATGATGCTGGTATTTCTTCCTTAGAAGTCAACTACTATCTTCCTGGTATGTTAGCTACTTCTGCCATGGGTGAAAAGGTTGTTAAGTTCTGGAAGTACCCAGTGGATAGTGAATCTAAAAAGGGCCCTTCCATGATATTAAGTCGTGATTTCGGGGTTGGAAATGTCTTGTCTACCTCTTTCTCCAACGATATCGAAGTTGCTGGTAatattgttgttggaggtgCTGCTGTTGGTTTGAAGATGTGGGATTGTTTGAACAATCGGTCTATTCGCAGCTCTTTCAAATCGGAATTAAAAGACTTGCAAAAGCGTGCCAGAGAAGAGAGCGCTAAGCTCAATAAGGTGTCAAGAGTAGCTAGCAAATACCAAGGTGAGGAAAACTACAATGATAATGTCATCACCATAGACCCAGATAGTTCTGAGTcagaggatgaagatgaagaattggaagacGAAGCTTAG
- a CDS encoding uncharacterized protein (EggNog:ENOG503NUHI; COG:S; BUSCO:EOG092629ZN), with protein MKNTLPQYEKVLNTEFNAIYQELGDLKNNRRQYLDSKQIYAIYNKFLDHLNELSIIRKDEEIKGMKLELPNLNDSVVDDIWQLISLCFITCGLTKFAPATYSSLSTVYKLLTHLRDGKLYTMDDLTPIENRLVEIKRIIDDYNYQDDSQDEDSDHTTPQKNEQINYIRRKYNKCQDLYNELAAKIKDIPDDVKSIYNSLLTLRKGLIGLVIDSNAQDSTDKFQAELKRVEDLRDEQGNFNNCDDRSRPILDGLLDDCNNLIKDININKDKSFNVLFSKLGLDENCQDEMRKFKSLIDRLIDIKLNLENLLITRRWTLRETDLYNFQNELKDIETTRLDILSNSSNTLKTNVKFKSIQVLLLYLLRRCYSLIYKLLESSEPVSESLQPIHNQLSTVRRCLLDIKRIDGLNNLRELYPFQFKLASLDNLRNDGKFIINNQIPEGQGTLNALLAECFDILHELKIELEAKEDEQDEEIKAQETDDEDINSDDEVELKRNRYVEFNEADYDQAEMDSLNDVDDEESNTEYEANDYY; from the coding sequence ATGAAGAACACTTTACCACAATATGAAAAGGTTCTTAACACGGAATTTAACGCTATCTACCAGGAGTTGGGAGATTTAAAGAATAATCGGAGACAATACTTGGATTCCAAGCAAATTTACGCCATCTATAATAAGTTTTTAGACCACTTGAATGAGTTATCTATCATCAGAAAAGATGAGGAAATCAAGGGAATGAAGCTCGAGTTACCCAACCTCAACGATTCGGTGGTCGACGACATCTGGCAGTTGATCTCCTTGTGTTTCATCACGTGCGGATTGACCAAATTTGCTCCGGCCACCTATTCCTCCTTGTCTACCGTCTATAAGTTGTTGACCCACTTGAGGGATGGGAAGTTATACACCATGGACGATTTGACCCCCATAGAAAACAGATTGGTGGAGATAAAGCGTATCATTGACGACTATAACTATCAGGATGATAGTCAAGATGAAGATCTGGACCATACCACTCCCCAAAAAAATGAACAAATCAACTATATCAGGAGGAAGTATAACAAATGTCAGGACCTATACAATGAACTTGCggccaaaatcaaggatATCCCTGATGATGTCAAGTCTATCTACAACAGCTTATTGACGTTGAGGAAAGGGTTGATAGGATTGGTTATTGATAGTAATGCCCAGGATTCCACGGATAAATTCCAAGCCGAGTTGAAAAGGGTTGAGGATTTGAGGGATGAACAAGGGAATTTTAATAATTGTGATGACAGAAGCCGGCCCATATTGGACGGATTACTCGATGATTGTAATAACTTGATAAAGGATATCAATATCAATAAGGATAAGAGTTTCAACGTATTGTTCAGTAAATTGGGATTGGATGAAAACTGCCAAGATGAAATGAGAAAGTTTAAGAGTTTGATTGACCGATTGAttgacatcaagttgaacttaGAAAACCTTTTGATTACTAGAAGATGGACCTTGAGAGAGACAGACTTGTATAACTTTCAaaacgagttgaaggatATTGAAACCACCCGGTTAGATATTTTActgaattcttcaaacaccCTCAAGACAAATGTGAAATTCAAAAGCATCCAGGTATTATTATTATATTTATTAAGAAGGTGCTACTCGTTGATCTATAAATTACTAGAAAGCAGTGAGCCTGTCAGTGAGTCTTTACAACCAATCCATAATCAATTATCCACTGTGAGAAGATGTCTTTTGGATATAAAGAGAATTGATGgtttgaacaacttgagaGAATTATATCCGTTCCAATTTAAGTTGGCTTCATTAGACAATTTAAGAAATGACGGcaagttcatcatcaataatcAAATTCCCGAAGGCCAAGGTACATTGAATGCTTTGTTGGCTGAATGTTTTGATATTTTGCATGAGCTCAAGATTGAGTTGGAAGCAAAGGAAGACGAACAGgacgaagaaatcaaagctCAAGAAACCGACGATGAAGACATAAACTCAGATGATGAGGTAGAACTCAAAAGAAATAGATATGTTGAATTCAACGAGGCTGATTATGATCAAGCAGAAATGGATTCCTTGAATGAcgttgatgatgaagaaagcAACACCGAGTACGAGGCTAATGACTATTATTGA
- a CDS encoding uncharacterized protein (EggNog:ENOG503NZ5G; COG:S), with product MKSILIVFLTYMALVSADSSLGCYSSVSGTNKGSYQYQTSSYCATQCPNSPYVAITNGDTCYCLSKKPTSKEVDSSECDTVCTGYGTDYCGGASAFSLYAGTGTDDSEDSSSSVADTDSSTAFSAPSSSATSSSSTTNTKTTQSDESDASSVTDSPSSSSTDDTKIVTTSSGSGTAVVKTVTMEPSSTSTSASASATSTSSSKDSDEHSKKSNIGPIVGGVVGGVAALAIIGFLIFFFIRRKRAEEDDEDEEEYFDKPTGAMGGSIDRNYGTGKSKRSAKTNGLEMPMANPFTHPSDNVNQRSGELVDPRLNPIMLGRRRLSEGSLADETDYSRKILQVANPDGL from the coding sequence ATGAAGTCCATATTGATTGTGTTTTTGACGTATATGGCTCTCGTCAGCGCTGATTCATCGTTGGGATGCTATTCTTCGGTTTCCGGAACCAATAAAGGCCTGTACCAGTACCAGACGTCGTCGTACTGTGCCACCCAGTGTCCTAACAGCCCCTACGTGGCGATTACCAACGGTGACACCTGTTATTGTCTCAGCAAAAAACCCACCTCCAAAGAGGTGGACTCCTCTGAATGTGATACCGTGTGTACCGGTTATGGTACCGACTACTGTGGAGGGGCCAGTGCCTTCAGTTTGTATGCGGGAACCGGCACCGATGACAGCGAAGACTCTTCATCGAGTGTGGCCGATACTGATTCGAGCACCGCATTTCTGGCCCCATCATCAAGCGCGACGTCGTCTTCGTCCActaccaacaccaaaaccacACAGTCAGACGAGTCTGACGCCAGCTCGGTGACAGACTCTCCCTCGTCCTCCAGTACCGACGATACCAAGATCGTCACCACGTCGTCTGGCTCCGGCACAGCCGTGGTGAAGACCGTTACTATGGAACCCTCAAGCACCTCCACCTCGGCATCAGCATCAGCCACCTCGACCAGCTCCAGTAAAGACAGTGATGAGCACTCGAAGAAGTCAAACATCGGTCCCATTGTTGGCGGTGTTGTGGGTGGCGTGGCGGCGTTGGCGATAATCGGGTTTTTGATATTCTTTTTTATCAGACGCAAGCGGGCTGAAGAGGACgatgaggatgaagaagaatattTCGATAAGCCCACCGGCGCCATGGGCGGCTCAATAGATAGAAACTACGGTACCGGTAAGAGCAAGAGGTCGGCCAAGACCAACGGCCTTGAAATGCCCATGGCCAATCCTTTCACACATCCTTCTGATAATGTCAACCAGCGGTCGGGCGAATTGGTGGATCCGCGATTGAATCCAATAATGTTGGGAAGAAGGCGACTTAGTGAAGGGTCTTTGGCCGATGAAACTGACTACTCTCGGAAAATCCTACAGGTGGCCAACCCGGACGGTCTATAA